CAAGCGACGCTCACAACCGCATGATAGTGGGGATGAAGAAGACTCTGGTGTACCACAGAGGGCGGCCACCGCATGGGTCTAGGACGTCTTGGGTCATGCACGAATATCGCCTCGTTCCTTCACCCTCCGCTGCTCGTGGCCCGCAGCTGGTAATTGAGTTATTTTAGATATGTTAATAAATACTCGCACAAGGTCGTGTGCATGACCGTTTGCTCCATTTTCTATCGTCAGTTGCCCTTTTACATTGGTCATTAGAACATTAACCCTCTATGTGTCTCTTTCATAATCATTATAATTTGTCAACTGCTCACGCTCAACTTTCGTCACTGCAGAATTCATGGGTCAGCGAACTAGGAAGGTGGGTTATGTGTCGTGTCTTTGTGAAGACaacaagcagcagcagcagccgcagTGATTCCACAAGCATGGACGTgttgtcttcgtcatcatcgtCAAGCGGTAGTTGCCTCACAGAGGACTCCTCATCAGGCGATGAGGAACAGACTAGCGAATGGTTTTGTTCGTGAGCTTAGTGTCATGTAACAGACGGTGAAAGGATCATTGGCGGCTTTCAAGATATCCGAGAACAAGATGTAATGAAATCTACAGTCGTGCGATTATTGGTGTCTTATTTATCACCCATTTGATATGCCTTCTCTTCAGCTGCATTGCCCGTAGAAATCTTCATGCTTGATGATTCCACGTGTTATATATATTCGACAAAGCACAACATGCCGGCATGATATGCCAACAAATTTAGAACTTCAATTCgaagtaaattaattttaatcaacATGCATcgcaatttatctaaaactaaaGTGGAAGCATATAGATTTGAAGTAAAGAACTACTTTGAGCAAAAGACCATAAGGAAAAGCTTCTTTCTTTACAAGTAAGGGGTAAAAATATTCTTTGCGATGTCAAGAATGCGTTTCCCTACATTcagatattgaaatttcaatctcACTACTTACAAATCCGCTCCACGGATAGAAACATGACCGATATAGGAATAGGATCATGGTCTAGGGAATATCCTAGATGAAATAGTCAATAGAAACAACAAGAGTAAAGCTAGAATAACGGTGCCGAACGTCTACAATATGATACAGTGGCTTCTCCGCTTTTAATTTTCCCTAGAAACCGCTTAACTTATTTAACCGGTTCCCTTGGAAAAATTAGCATTGAAAACTCTCACGTGGTGAGGGTTTCCTCAATTCTTACTAAGTGAGATCCCTTGAATGTGAAGAAAGAATAAACAACAGAAGGAAACAGATATTTCTAAAgcaaattaaataccaaaacataatgttgacacctaaattttggcgatttggtcatttatttattgcataaaaaattagggtttaattttatccataaaaaaatatattgcatagcatatagtgtaggtgcatttatttttaatttacatgttttgcatttatttattagacTAGTGACGGGTGTatttgaattagtggttttAAGCTTTAAATTTAGTAGGTTGGATTAAGCCAATGGAGCGAACAAAATTGgcccaaaaattaatgataaaaaatcTCGTGataaataagaatttgaaatttttccaggatacgatgaattttttggatagaGCATATgtgaaaagcaaatattgcgtttggaaaaagaatctttgtggatatgaatttggaaaaaaaattaaaaccctaatccttggcctataaataggttgtTTGCGTAGGGTTTGGGAGGGGGCCACACACATATTGAATACACAGGCTAcattgagagagaaaaggaagagaaaagggtAGCAGTCGAGACCCTCCTCGCATACGCGCAGCCCTTTGTCGATAAAAGATCCCTCATGGCGAATCCTGCTGCTGTCCTTGCATCTTCACAGCCACTGCTGCTCAAATCACGTTCTCTATAAGTCCGGACGAAACTCCTCATCCCAGCCGCATCCAGGCGAACTTCCTAGCGAGCCACATAGTTCACAGGTTTACGGcaacaaattgaagaattctTGGGAAAGGCTTTCTGGATCAAAAGAATA
The sequence above is drawn from the Eucalyptus grandis isolate ANBG69807.140 chromosome 11, ASM1654582v1, whole genome shotgun sequence genome and encodes:
- the LOC104425769 gene encoding NAC domain-containing protein 83, coding for MAKLNQIRAIGSMSKLPPGFVFEPTDEEILFEYLRRKIFALPLPASIIPELINLSNLDPWDLLGDGEQGRYFFSNLAGANNAVIRATSCGFWKAQGVPKQISPSSSDAHNRMIVGMKKTLVYHRGRPPHGSRTSWVMHEYRLVPSPSAARGPQLNSWVSELGRWVMCRVFVKTTSSSSSRSDSTSMDVLSSSSSSSGSCLTEDSSSGDEEQTSEWFCS